Proteins from one Ornithobacterium rhinotracheale genomic window:
- the lysS gene encoding lysine--tRNA ligase, translating into MALSEQEQIRREKLQQIRNLGIDPYPAQGYDVTDTTTSAKENFEEGKKVKLAGRLMARRIQGKASFAELQDAEGRIQIYFNRDEICPGEDKTKYNELYKKLLDIGDFVGIDGELFKTQVGEKTVMVKDFTLLSKSLKPLPLPKTDAEGNVHDGFTDPEMRYRQRYADLVVNPHVKEIFNKRSRLFTAMRNFFNDRGYFEVETPILQPIPGGAAARPFVTQHNALNIPLYMRIANELYLKRLIVGGFDGVYEFSKNFRNEGMDRTHNPEFTAMEIYVAYKDYNWMMDFTEKLIEHCAIAVNGTTKATFGEHEIDFKAPYKRVTMRDAILEFTGFDILGKSEEELREAAKSMGIEVDDTMGKGKLIDEIFGEKCEGNYIQPTFITDYPKEMSPLTKMHRDNPSLTERFELMVCGKEIANAYSELNDPIDQRERFEDQLKLSEKGDDEAMFIDQDFLRALEYGMPPTAGLGIGMDRLVMFLTNQQSIQEVLFFPQMKPEKKAPSFELTEEEKAIVALLSEEPRPLAEVKEQAGLSGKKWDKSTKNLAKNDVISIDKVGDDLVIKLV; encoded by the coding sequence ATGGCATTATCTGAACAAGAACAAATACGCCGAGAGAAATTACAACAAATCAGAAATTTGGGCATAGACCCATATCCTGCACAAGGATACGATGTTACCGATACTACAACTTCTGCCAAGGAGAATTTTGAAGAAGGAAAAAAAGTGAAGCTTGCAGGTAGATTGATGGCTCGTCGTATTCAAGGAAAAGCGTCGTTTGCAGAATTGCAAGATGCCGAAGGCAGAATTCAGATTTATTTCAATAGAGATGAAATTTGCCCAGGAGAAGATAAAACTAAATACAACGAATTATATAAAAAATTACTGGATATAGGTGATTTTGTGGGAATTGATGGAGAGCTTTTCAAAACCCAAGTGGGCGAGAAAACGGTGATGGTAAAAGATTTTACTCTGTTGAGTAAATCGCTAAAACCACTTCCATTGCCAAAAACCGATGCCGAAGGTAATGTACACGACGGATTCACCGATCCAGAAATGCGCTACCGACAGCGTTATGCCGATTTGGTAGTAAACCCACATGTGAAGGAAATCTTTAACAAGCGTTCTCGTCTATTTACTGCAATGAGAAACTTCTTCAACGATAGAGGTTATTTTGAAGTAGAAACGCCAATCCTTCAACCGATTCCAGGGGGAGCAGCAGCGCGTCCGTTTGTGACTCAGCACAATGCATTGAACATTCCGCTATATATGCGTATCGCCAACGAGCTTTATCTTAAAAGATTAATCGTAGGTGGATTTGATGGGGTGTACGAATTTTCTAAAAACTTCAGAAACGAAGGAATGGATAGAACCCACAATCCAGAGTTTACCGCAATGGAGATTTATGTTGCGTACAAAGATTACAACTGGATGATGGATTTCACCGAAAAATTGATTGAGCACTGTGCAATCGCCGTAAATGGTACTACCAAAGCTACTTTTGGCGAGCACGAAATCGATTTCAAAGCACCGTACAAGCGTGTAACGATGCGCGATGCGATTCTGGAATTTACAGGATTTGATATTTTAGGCAAATCTGAGGAGGAATTAAGAGAGGCTGCAAAATCTATGGGCATCGAGGTAGATGACACCATGGGTAAAGGAAAATTAATAGATGAAATCTTTGGTGAAAAATGTGAAGGAAATTATATTCAGCCTACTTTCATCACCGATTATCCTAAGGAAATGTCGCCACTTACCAAAATGCATAGAGACAATCCATCGCTTACTGAGCGTTTTGAATTAATGGTTTGTGGTAAAGAAATTGCCAACGCCTATTCTGAGTTGAACGACCCAATCGACCAAAGAGAGAGATTTGAAGATCAATTAAAACTTTCTGAAAAAGGTGACGACGAGGCTATGTTTATAGACCAAGATTTCTTGCGTGCACTTGAATACGGAATGCCACCGACTGCTGGTTTAGGAATCGGAATGGATAGACTTGTGATGTTCTTGACCAATCAGCAATCAATCCAAGAAGTATTGTTCTTCCCACAAATGAAACCAGAGAAAAAAGCACCAAGCTTTGAATTGACAGAAGAGGAAAAGGCAATCGTTGCCCTATTGAGCGAAGAGCCAAGACCGCTTGCTGAGGTAAAAGAACAAGCTGGACTTTCTGGTAAAAAATGGGACAAATCAACCAAAAATTTAGCTAAAAACGATGTTATCTCTATCGACAAAGTGGGAGATGATTTAGTGATTAAATTAGTATAA
- the rpoN gene encoding RNA polymerase factor sigma-54 → MLKQELQQKLQQKLSPQQIQLMKLVQLPTVAFEQRVKEEIEENPALDDQDTHENDDIFGDNSADVYEDNYEDSYDENQNSLDQVDINVDEYLSDDEYPSYKSYTNNYSSDDEERKVPYAQGASFYEHLKQQLHTFRLNEEQQNLADFLIGNLDEDGYLRREIKSIVDDLAFTQNIYTSPEELTNLLENYVQKLSPTGVGARNLQECLLLQLKQKEQTPSVELAEDLITNSFEAFAKRHYKKILKKHEISEEELKEAIDEVEHLNPKPGKAFGGNTKIVEHIVPDFTIRIINGDLELTLNGRNAPQLHISREYSEMFDTYKKTENKSPEQKKAVLFVKQKLDAAKWFIEAIQQRQNTLMATMTAIMEYQRDYFLSGDETDIKPMILKDIAEIIGMDISTVSRVANSKYVNTPYGTFLIKDLFSESMTNDDGEEVSTREIKKILQDIVGSENKRKPLTDEKLAQHLKEKGYSIARRTVAKYREQLNIPVARLRKEI, encoded by the coding sequence ATGCTTAAACAAGAACTACAACAAAAATTACAACAAAAATTATCTCCACAGCAGATTCAGTTGATGAAGTTGGTGCAGCTGCCCACTGTGGCATTTGAGCAACGAGTGAAGGAGGAAATCGAGGAAAATCCAGCTTTGGACGACCAAGATACGCATGAGAATGATGACATCTTTGGAGATAATTCTGCTGATGTGTATGAGGATAATTACGAAGATTCTTATGATGAGAATCAAAATTCGCTAGATCAAGTAGACATCAATGTCGATGAATATTTGAGCGATGATGAATATCCTTCTTACAAATCATACACCAACAATTATAGTAGCGATGACGAGGAACGCAAGGTGCCATATGCGCAGGGAGCAAGTTTTTATGAGCATTTAAAACAGCAATTACACACCTTTAGGCTTAACGAAGAGCAGCAAAATTTAGCCGATTTCCTTATTGGGAATTTAGACGAAGATGGCTATTTGCGTCGTGAAATCAAATCGATTGTAGATGATTTAGCCTTTACGCAAAACATTTATACTTCGCCCGAAGAGCTGACCAATTTGCTCGAGAATTATGTGCAAAAATTAAGTCCTACGGGAGTGGGAGCTCGTAATTTGCAAGAATGTCTTTTACTTCAATTAAAACAAAAGGAGCAAACACCAAGCGTAGAGCTGGCAGAAGATTTAATCACCAATTCGTTTGAGGCTTTTGCAAAAAGACATTACAAGAAAATCTTGAAAAAACACGAGATTTCGGAAGAAGAACTAAAAGAAGCAATCGATGAGGTAGAGCACTTGAACCCAAAACCAGGGAAAGCATTTGGCGGCAATACCAAAATAGTGGAGCACATCGTGCCAGATTTCACCATCAGAATCATAAATGGTGATTTGGAATTGACGCTGAACGGGAGAAATGCACCACAATTGCATATTTCGCGCGAATACTCTGAAATGTTTGATACTTATAAAAAAACAGAAAATAAATCGCCAGAGCAGAAAAAAGCGGTGCTTTTTGTAAAACAAAAGTTAGATGCAGCAAAATGGTTTATCGAGGCGATTCAGCAGAGGCAAAATACGCTTATGGCAACGATGACAGCCATTATGGAATATCAAAGAGATTATTTCCTTTCAGGTGACGAAACCGATATTAAGCCAATGATTTTGAAAGATATAGCTGAAATCATCGGAATGGATATTTCTACCGTTTCTCGTGTGGCAAATAGCAAATATGTAAACACGCCTTACGGAACATTTTTGATTAAAGATTTGTTCTCAGAATCGATGACTAATGATGATGGAGAGGAAGTTTCGACTCGAGAAATCAAGAAAATTTTGCAAGATATAGTAGGTAGCGAAAACAAGCGCAAGCCACTTACCGATGAAAAATTGGCACAACATCTCAAAGAAAAGGGGTACAGCATTGCGCGCCGAACGGTAGCCAAATACCGTGAGCAGCTCAACATTCCTGTGGCACGATTGAGAAAAGAAATTTAG
- the asnS gene encoding asparagine--tRNA ligase, with the protein MTRYYINDLLKKGKDANHEEVIVKGWVRSFRSNRFISLNDGTSLGNIQVVVDFENFDEELLKKISVASSLKVIGTVVESQGKGQEIEVLAKKIEVYGEVNPDELQETILQPKKHSLEKLREQAHLRFRTNTFGAIMRVRHALMFAIHDYFNQKGFFYVNTPIITGSDAEGAGEMFTVTNFTLGEEPRNEEGGVDFKEDFFAKKTNLTVSGQLEAETAAMGLGKVYTFGPTFRAENSNTSRHLAEFWMIEPEVAFNDLDDNMDLAEDFMKYVIKYALDHCQEDLKFLDERYKKTQEEKPKNERAELGLIERLEYVLNNKFVRLSYTEAIEILKKSKPNQKKKFKYLIEEWGADLQSEHERYLVEKHFKSPVILFDYPAKIKAFYMRLNEDKETVRAMDVLFPSIGEIIGGSQREERLDVLKEKMQKMGVSEEELWWYLDTRRFGTVPHSGFGLGLERLVLFVTGMSNIRDVIPFPRTPKNAEF; encoded by the coding sequence ATGACTAGATATTATATAAACGATTTGTTGAAAAAAGGAAAAGATGCTAATCACGAGGAGGTAATTGTGAAAGGATGGGTTCGCTCTTTTCGTAGCAATCGTTTCATCTCGCTAAACGATGGAACAAGCCTTGGAAACATTCAAGTAGTGGTGGATTTTGAAAACTTTGACGAGGAATTGTTGAAGAAAATCAGTGTAGCTTCTTCATTGAAAGTTATAGGAACCGTGGTAGAAAGCCAAGGAAAAGGTCAGGAAATCGAAGTTTTAGCCAAAAAAATTGAAGTGTATGGCGAAGTGAATCCAGATGAGTTGCAAGAAACCATCCTTCAACCTAAAAAACACTCGCTCGAAAAATTGAGAGAGCAAGCACATTTAAGATTTAGAACCAATACTTTTGGCGCGATTATGCGTGTGCGCCATGCCTTGATGTTTGCCATCCATGATTATTTCAATCAAAAAGGATTTTTCTATGTAAATACTCCAATTATCACGGGATCTGATGCTGAGGGAGCAGGGGAGATGTTTACCGTAACCAATTTCACATTGGGCGAGGAGCCACGCAACGAGGAAGGGGGTGTGGATTTTAAAGAAGATTTCTTTGCTAAAAAAACAAATCTCACCGTATCTGGACAGTTAGAAGCAGAAACTGCAGCCATGGGACTTGGCAAGGTTTATACCTTTGGGCCTACATTTAGAGCCGAAAATTCCAATACCTCGCGTCACTTAGCCGAATTCTGGATGATTGAGCCAGAAGTAGCCTTCAATGATTTGGATGACAATATGGATTTGGCAGAAGATTTCATGAAATATGTGATTAAGTATGCGCTAGACCATTGTCAAGAAGATTTAAAATTCTTGGACGAAAGATATAAAAAGACACAAGAAGAAAAACCGAAAAACGAGCGTGCAGAGCTTGGCTTGATTGAGCGTTTGGAATATGTGTTAAACAATAAATTCGTTCGTTTAAGCTATACCGAGGCTATCGAGATTTTGAAAAAATCTAAGCCAAACCAAAAGAAAAAATTCAAATATTTAATCGAAGAATGGGGGGCTGATTTGCAATCTGAACACGAAAGATATTTGGTAGAAAAACACTTTAAATCTCCAGTGATTTTGTTTGATTATCCTGCAAAAATCAAAGCTTTCTATATGCGATTAAACGAAGATAAAGAAACCGTGCGTGCAATGGATGTATTGTTCCCAAGCATTGGAGAAATCATCGGAGGTTCGCAAAGAGAGGAACGCCTAGATGTGCTAAAAGAAAAAATGCAGAAAATGGGCGTGAGCGAAGAGGAGCTTTGGTGGTATCTCGATACGCGCAGATTTGGAACCGTGCCACACAGTGGATTTGGTTTAGGATTGGAGCGTTTGGTATTGTTTGTAACAGGCATGTCAAACATTCGCGATGTGATTCCGTTCCCAAGAACGCCAAAAAATGCAGAATTTTAA
- a CDS encoding FAD-dependent oxidoreductase: protein MEKVENLIIGFGKAGKTLAVDLVKAGQSVILVEQSPKMYGGTCINVGCIPSKKLAFLAHDKRAVQKEGAITLGEAVNEKDALIEKLNKANYDKVAKVAKVVTGKASFVDANTVKVALADGGEETISAERIFINTGAKNWAPPIEGLKDNPFVYDSTSIMELQKAPNHLVIIGGGYIGLEFAFTLSEFGTKVTILETSDTFVPREDREIAAELEKIMNSRNIEIKLNQKVEKVKAKDDVAIVQTADGDLEAEAVLVATGRRANVQDLALENAGVKLAERGHIEVNEYLQTSVPHIWAMGDVAGSPQFTYISLDDYRVVKDQILGDGERSTRGRTFPYAVFVDPPLANVGLTEATAKEKGIKVRTAKLPAVNIPKAKILEQTDGLLKAVVDAETDQIIGAQLLCAESHEIINFLDLAIRQGMTWQEVSSYIFTHPTMIESLNMLFGQFED, encoded by the coding sequence ATGGAAAAAGTAGAAAATTTAATCATAGGTTTTGGTAAAGCGGGCAAAACGCTCGCAGTGGATTTAGTCAAAGCCGGACAATCTGTAATTTTAGTAGAACAATCTCCCAAAATGTATGGCGGAACCTGTATTAATGTAGGTTGTATTCCGTCTAAAAAGTTGGCTTTCTTGGCGCACGACAAGCGCGCTGTGCAGAAAGAAGGTGCCATCACTTTGGGCGAGGCAGTGAATGAAAAAGATGCTTTAATCGAGAAATTAAACAAAGCCAATTACGACAAAGTGGCAAAAGTAGCCAAAGTAGTAACGGGCAAAGCAAGTTTTGTAGATGCCAACACCGTAAAAGTTGCACTTGCCGACGGGGGAGAAGAAACCATCTCTGCCGAGAGAATTTTCATCAACACAGGAGCCAAAAACTGGGCACCACCGATTGAGGGCTTAAAAGACAATCCGTTTGTGTACGACAGCACAAGCATTATGGAACTCCAAAAAGCACCGAATCATTTAGTAATAATTGGTGGAGGCTACATCGGTCTTGAGTTTGCGTTTACCTTATCGGAATTTGGAACCAAAGTAACCATTCTTGAAACCAGCGATACCTTTGTTCCGCGCGAGGACAGAGAAATTGCGGCAGAATTAGAAAAAATTATGAATTCTCGAAATATCGAGATTAAACTCAACCAAAAAGTAGAAAAAGTTAAAGCAAAAGATGATGTTGCAATCGTGCAAACTGCCGATGGTGATTTAGAAGCCGAAGCGGTTTTGGTAGCCACAGGACGCCGTGCCAATGTACAAGATTTAGCTTTGGAAAATGCAGGCGTAAAATTGGCAGAACGAGGACACATCGAGGTGAATGAATATTTGCAAACCAGCGTTCCGCATATTTGGGCAATGGGCGATGTAGCGGGCAGTCCGCAATTTACATACATTTCGTTAGATGATTACCGCGTGGTAAAAGACCAAATCTTGGGCGACGGCGAGCGCAGCACACGAGGCAGAACATTCCCGTATGCCGTATTTGTGGATCCGCCACTTGCCAATGTGGGCTTAACTGAGGCGACAGCCAAAGAAAAAGGAATAAAAGTCCGTACAGCGAAATTACCAGCCGTAAATATCCCAAAAGCTAAAATCTTGGAACAAACCGATGGCTTGCTAAAAGCGGTGGTAGATGCCGAGACCGACCAAATTATCGGGGCGCAATTGTTGTGTGCAGAATCGCACGAAATCATTAATTTTTTGGATTTAGCCATTCGCCAAGGCATGACATGGCAAGAGGTGAGCAGTTACATTTTCACGCACCCAACGATGATTGAGTCGTTGAATATGCTATTCGGTCAATTTGAGGATTAA
- a CDS encoding YpdA family putative bacillithiol disulfide reductase, producing MKNTYDIAIIGAGPMGIATAIEAKANGLSHIVLEKGSLVNSVYHFPKSMIFFSTSEKLEIGGVPFVSINEKPKRDEALEYYRRVVQKWELNVHTMEEVVEVKKEENTFRVVSEKDAYFAKNVVVATGFYDEPNLLNVPGESLPKVSHYFDDAHPYIGKKVAVIGAANSATQVALELFYKGADVSLIVRDAEIGQNVKYWIRPNIVNRIKSGEITGFYNTSVQEITPNSIILKTPEGVQEIENDFVFAMIGYHPNYQFLEKIGINCETDPFRTPDFKEDSHMTNIEGLYVAGVVCGGGNTSRFFIENSKEHAQAIIQNILK from the coding sequence ATGAAAAATACTTACGATATTGCAATCATTGGGGCAGGACCTATGGGCATTGCTACGGCGATTGAAGCCAAAGCCAATGGATTGTCTCATATAGTTTTAGAAAAAGGAAGTTTGGTCAATTCGGTGTATCATTTTCCTAAGAGCATGATTTTCTTTTCCACTTCAGAAAAATTAGAAATCGGGGGCGTGCCTTTTGTTTCTATCAACGAAAAACCAAAACGCGACGAAGCACTTGAATACTATCGCCGTGTGGTACAAAAATGGGAATTGAACGTCCACACCATGGAGGAAGTTGTGGAGGTGAAAAAGGAAGAAAATACCTTTCGTGTAGTATCTGAGAAAGATGCTTATTTTGCCAAAAATGTGGTGGTGGCAACGGGCTTCTATGACGAGCCAAATTTGCTGAATGTTCCAGGCGAAAGTTTGCCGAAAGTGTCTCATTATTTTGATGATGCGCATCCCTACATCGGGAAAAAGGTGGCAGTGATTGGTGCAGCCAATAGTGCAACGCAGGTGGCACTTGAGCTTTTCTACAAAGGGGCAGATGTGAGTCTTATCGTGCGTGATGCCGAAATTGGGCAAAATGTAAAATATTGGATCCGCCCAAATATCGTAAATCGCATTAAATCAGGAGAAATTACAGGTTTCTACAACACGAGCGTACAAGAAATTACGCCCAATTCCATTATTTTAAAAACGCCAGAAGGGGTGCAAGAAATAGAAAACGATTTTGTTTTTGCCATGATTGGTTATCATCCCAATTATCAATTTTTGGAAAAAATCGGCATCAACTGCGAAACCGACCCGTTCCGTACGCCCGATTTTAAAGAAGATTCGCACATGACCAATATCGAGGGGCTCTATGTTGCAGGTGTAGTGTGCGGGGGCGGAAATACCAGCCGTTTCTTCATCGAAAACTCAAAAGAGCACGCACAAGCCATTATTCAAAATATTTTAAAATAA
- a CDS encoding AMP-binding protein: MILDFSSGKFNLKESRANEPWQQEILDFVEEYLSQNQITAHTSGSTGKPKEILLPKPAMQHSARLTADFLGLNKGDSALLCLPAQYIAGKMMIVRAIEIGFKLICIEPKSLVKIHENVDFAALTPMQAERSLESLNKMGKIILGGAPVNEKLEKQLKNINSECFETYGMTETITHIALRKLNVQNSFHTLAEMQISQDERACLRIQTPYFQESIQTNDVVEILAKNEFMWQGRADNIINSGGLKINPEPIEALLKNYIPCNFIVGGIKDELLGEKLVLILESEKEIPLEIPAELLPKNKMPKSVFYVKEFPKTLSGKVKRKECVLAIQSDKK, translated from the coding sequence ATGATTTTAGATTTTTCCTCTGGTAAATTTAACTTAAAAGAATCCCGAGCAAATGAGCCTTGGCAGCAGGAAATTCTTGATTTTGTGGAAGAATATCTAAGCCAAAACCAGATTACAGCGCACACCTCTGGCTCAACGGGGAAGCCCAAAGAAATTCTCTTGCCAAAGCCTGCAATGCAGCATTCGGCAAGACTCACGGCAGATTTTTTAGGATTAAACAAAGGCGATTCAGCTTTGTTGTGCCTGCCTGCACAATACATTGCGGGCAAAATGATGATTGTGCGTGCGATAGAAATCGGATTTAAACTCATTTGTATTGAGCCCAAAAGCCTTGTGAAAATCCATGAAAATGTGGATTTTGCAGCTCTCACGCCCATGCAAGCCGAGCGTTCGCTAGAATCTTTAAATAAGATGGGGAAAATAATTCTCGGTGGTGCGCCCGTAAACGAAAAGCTTGAAAAGCAACTAAAAAATATAAATTCCGAATGTTTTGAAACCTACGGAATGACTGAAACGATTACACATATTGCATTGCGAAAACTCAATGTGCAAAATTCATTTCACACGCTGGCAGAGATGCAGATTTCGCAAGATGAGCGAGCTTGTTTGAGGATTCAAACGCCTTATTTTCAGGAATCGATTCAGACCAATGATGTGGTGGAAATTTTGGCTAAAAATGAATTTATGTGGCAAGGACGAGCCGATAATATCATCAATTCTGGAGGTTTAAAAATTAATCCCGAGCCAATTGAAGCCTTGCTAAAAAATTATATTCCGTGTAATTTTATCGTGGGAGGAATCAAAGATGAATTATTAGGCGAAAAATTGGTTTTAATACTAGAAAGCGAAAAAGAGATTCCGCTTGAAATCCCCGCAGAGCTTTTGCCTAAAAATAAAATGCCAAAATCTGTTTTTTATGTAAAAGAATTCCCCAAAACACTCAGCGGAAAAGTGAAAAGAAAAGAGTGCGTTTTAGCTATTCAGTCCGACAAAAAATAG
- the menC gene encoding o-succinylbenzoate synthase, protein MHSFFNKYTLIFKRAGGTSRGILHTKSTYFIYIENEGFTAMGECNLFEGLSADDVPEYEQVLTQVCQEIADQKTFDWEKYRKFPSIQFGVEQAMLSLKHRKQEFLFNNAFSRAEKGIQINGLIWMGSVEFMQEQIKEKLAQGFSCIKIKIGANWQEEKTILKQLRQQFSAEDLELRVDANGAFSFEQAQEVLKDLAKLKIHSIEQPIKAGNWEQMAKLCQTTPTPIALDEDLIGVFDIEQKADLLQKINPQYIILKPALIGGFQGSREWIQLTEKQNIAWWITSALESNVGLNAIAQFTAEYENDMPQGLGTGGLFTNNIAAHLAVRGEKLWRTQKINL, encoded by the coding sequence ATGCACTCTTTTTTTAATAAATATACCTTAATCTTTAAGCGAGCAGGGGGCACTTCGCGCGGCATTTTGCATACCAAATCCACTTATTTTATTTATATTGAAAACGAGGGATTTACCGCCATGGGTGAGTGCAATTTATTTGAAGGATTAAGTGCTGATGATGTACCCGAATACGAGCAGGTTTTAACCCAAGTGTGCCAAGAAATTGCTGATCAAAAAACTTTTGACTGGGAAAAATATAGAAAATTTCCGTCCATTCAATTTGGGGTAGAGCAGGCGATGCTTTCGCTAAAACACCGAAAACAAGAATTTCTGTTTAACAACGCATTTTCTCGTGCCGAAAAAGGCATTCAAATCAATGGGCTGATTTGGATGGGCAGTGTGGAATTTATGCAAGAACAAATCAAGGAGAAATTAGCCCAAGGCTTCTCTTGTATTAAAATAAAAATCGGTGCCAATTGGCAAGAAGAAAAAACAATTTTAAAACAATTACGCCAGCAATTTTCTGCCGAGGATTTAGAGCTAAGAGTGGACGCCAATGGTGCGTTTAGTTTTGAGCAAGCACAGGAAGTTTTGAAGGATTTAGCCAAGCTAAAAATTCATTCTATAGAACAGCCGATTAAGGCAGGAAATTGGGAACAAATGGCAAAATTATGCCAAACAACGCCCACGCCCATCGCCTTGGATGAGGATCTCATCGGCGTGTTTGACATTGAACAAAAAGCGGATTTATTACAAAAAATTAATCCACAATATATTATTTTAAAACCTGCTTTAATAGGTGGTTTTCAAGGAAGTAGGGAGTGGATACAATTGACGGAGAAGCAAAATATCGCTTGGTGGATTACTTCTGCACTCGAGAGCAATGTCGGGCTGAATGCCATTGCGCAATTTACCGCTGAGTATGAAAATGATATGCCGCAAGGTTTGGGTACAGGTGGGCTGTTTACCAATAACATAGCCGCGCACTTGGCTGTGCGTGGCGAAAAGCTATGGCGTACACAAAAAATAAACTTATGA
- a CDS encoding D-2-hydroxyacid dehydrogenase: MNILINDGISAKGGKMLQEAGFTLFTQKVPQEKLIKFMRDKNIEILLVRSATQVPMEVMEDVPSLKLIGRGGTGLDNIDVDFADQVGVQVINTPNAAAQSVAELTMAHLLGLARNLHDSNRNMPLEGDVNFNQLKKDYANAVELKGKVLGIIGYGRIGRKVAEMALGLGMRVMGVKQDSHPENKDDVTLEFYDGQTVTIKVPLVDLDDVLKLSDFITIHTPKQDRYLLDELAFSKMKDGVFIVNVARGGVLDEVALVKAIDDGKVRGAALDVFENEPNPALQILMHPQLSLSPHVGGNTKEAQDRIGEELAEQIIKIFGRQN; encoded by the coding sequence ATGAATATACTCATCAACGACGGAATTTCTGCTAAAGGAGGGAAAATGTTGCAAGAAGCAGGATTTACATTATTTACACAAAAAGTTCCGCAAGAGAAACTCATAAAATTCATGCGCGACAAAAACATCGAAATCCTTTTGGTGCGCAGCGCAACGCAGGTGCCGATGGAAGTGATGGAGGATGTGCCTTCTCTAAAGCTCATCGGTCGTGGAGGAACGGGATTAGACAACATCGATGTTGATTTTGCCGATCAAGTAGGCGTACAAGTCATCAATACGCCCAACGCAGCAGCACAATCGGTAGCAGAACTTACGATGGCGCATTTGTTGGGTTTGGCAAGAAATCTTCACGATTCCAATAGAAATATGCCACTCGAGGGCGATGTCAATTTCAATCAATTAAAGAAAGATTACGCCAATGCCGTTGAGCTAAAGGGCAAAGTGCTAGGCATCATCGGTTATGGTAGAATTGGTCGAAAAGTAGCCGAAATGGCACTGGGACTAGGCATGCGTGTCATGGGCGTTAAGCAAGACAGCCATCCAGAAAATAAAGATGATGTAACTTTGGAATTCTATGACGGACAAACGGTTACAATCAAAGTGCCACTCGTGGATTTAGACGATGTTTTAAAACTTTCAGATTTTATAACTATTCACACACCGAAGCAAGATCGCTATTTGCTTGATGAATTGGCATTTAGCAAAATGAAGGACGGCGTATTCATTGTAAATGTTGCGCGTGGTGGCGTTTTGGACGAAGTTGCTTTGGTTAAAGCCATAGACGATGGCAAAGTGCGAGGTGCGGCACTCGATGTGTTTGAAAACGAGCCAAATCCAGCTTTGCAGATTTTGATGCATCCACAGCTTTCGCTTTCTCCACATGTGGGCGGAAACACCAAGGAAGCGCAAGACAGAATTGGCGAAGAATTGGCAGAGCAAATCATCAAAATTTTTGGTCGTCAAAACTAA